From a region of the Candidatus Brocadia sp. genome:
- a CDS encoding DEAD/DEAH box helicase family protein, translating to MKTTAWLAKEYFLPDAISSIKDAIEKAMGNEIFMIGRLNDDLLVTDVDVYAMGNKTAVPAMIKEAKCGDVFIHNHPDGILEPSDADLEIASCMGSQNVGCYIINNTVEFVYPVVKVMKERLCEKLTFSELSAQFQPGGNFARHLSPYEYRKPQVEMLKSVVDAFNEDKIAVIEAGTGTGKSMAYLVPAVSWSMKNQERVVVSTHTINLQEQLMEKDIPMLRRCCGLDFKSVLVKGRNNYLCLRKVSNVRSEGGTLIEDKDRRQLNDLLAWAAKTRDGSKADLNFVPQEDAWEAIQSEADQCTRLKCPFYDECFFYIARRSAASADILVINHYLLMADLMVRKETKGYDAVAILPPFQKIIIDEAHHLEDVATANLSTTISRLRIVKLLGRLVNLKDARKGLLQYLKSKFKEVGSVHDKAIAGEITNRINTEILEARQLLYDTVQGIFEDMSQSVSNYSNYAGLQKEEMRDEECKFRVTASFTSTDLWRDVIENQFRKLSADIQKFVSLLTSLLDEMTELSKKSQEVLSSVLIDILSCKMRLKFVANEIDAFLVENEKICKWIEIKRYAGEPTIRFCAAPLSVSEDLKTCLYDHYRTILLTSATLAINKTFTFFKDSIGLQQIPERQLSELILDSPFDYQRQSILGIPTDIAEPGQPGYVAALEESILQTIEISKGRALVLFTSYSLLNDLYQRLEPRITRLGYLCLKQGAGSRHNLLEAFKKDASSVLFATDSFWEGIDVRGGALECVILTRLPFKVPTQPIIEARVEAIEKAGGDAFFQYSVPMAVIKFKQGFGRLIRSREDTGVVVVFDRRIVTKRYGRVFLQSLPDIRCIKDKRDVVFQGMRLFFGSDTASSRQGNERPSGKTTKYSLYKK from the coding sequence ATCGCATCATGTATGGGGTCTCAGAATGTGGGATGCTATATCATAAATAATACGGTGGAATTTGTATACCCCGTGGTAAAGGTAATGAAAGAGCGGTTATGCGAAAAGCTAACCTTCAGCGAGCTATCCGCACAATTTCAGCCGGGGGGAAATTTTGCAAGGCACTTGTCACCATATGAATACCGGAAGCCACAGGTTGAGATGCTGAAGTCGGTCGTTGACGCCTTTAATGAAGATAAAATTGCCGTGATTGAGGCGGGTACGGGAACGGGTAAATCCATGGCATATCTGGTTCCTGCCGTGTCATGGAGCATGAAAAATCAGGAACGGGTAGTCGTTTCTACCCATACGATCAATCTTCAGGAGCAGTTGATGGAGAAAGATATCCCGATGCTCAGGAGATGCTGCGGACTTGATTTCAAGAGCGTTCTGGTAAAAGGCAGAAACAACTATCTGTGCCTGCGGAAGGTTTCCAATGTGCGGTCTGAGGGCGGCACGCTGATTGAAGACAAAGATCGCCGGCAACTGAACGATCTCTTGGCGTGGGCTGCAAAGACGCGGGACGGCAGCAAGGCCGATCTGAATTTTGTGCCCCAGGAAGACGCCTGGGAGGCAATACAATCTGAGGCAGACCAGTGCACACGCCTGAAATGCCCGTTTTATGACGAGTGTTTTTTTTATATCGCCCGGAGAAGCGCAGCCAGTGCAGATATTCTGGTTATCAATCATTATCTCCTGATGGCCGATCTGATGGTGCGGAAGGAAACGAAGGGGTATGATGCCGTGGCTATTTTACCTCCCTTCCAGAAAATTATTATTGATGAGGCGCATCACCTTGAAGACGTGGCGACGGCAAATCTCAGCACGACGATTTCGAGATTGCGGATAGTAAAGCTTCTGGGAAGGCTGGTCAATCTTAAGGATGCGAGAAAAGGACTGTTGCAGTACCTGAAGAGCAAATTCAAAGAGGTGGGTTCTGTACATGACAAGGCTATTGCCGGAGAAATTACCAACAGGATCAACACGGAAATCCTGGAGGCGCGGCAGCTTCTCTACGATACTGTACAGGGTATTTTTGAAGATATGTCCCAGTCGGTAAGCAATTATAGCAATTACGCCGGGTTGCAAAAAGAAGAGATGAGGGATGAGGAATGCAAATTTCGTGTTACCGCAAGCTTTACTTCTACCGATCTGTGGCGGGATGTTATCGAGAATCAGTTTAGAAAATTAAGCGCTGATATCCAGAAATTTGTCTCTCTCTTAACGTCACTCCTCGATGAAATGACGGAACTCTCAAAGAAATCACAGGAAGTTCTGTCGTCCGTGCTGATCGATATTCTCTCGTGCAAGATGCGATTGAAATTTGTGGCAAACGAAATTGATGCCTTTCTTGTCGAGAACGAAAAGATCTGCAAATGGATTGAGATAAAAAGATACGCGGGGGAGCCAACCATCAGGTTTTGCGCCGCACCGCTCTCTGTTTCTGAAGATTTAAAGACCTGCCTCTACGATCATTATCGTACGATACTCCTGACATCAGCTACCCTGGCTATCAACAAGACCTTCACCTTCTTCAAAGACAGCATTGGCTTGCAGCAGATTCCGGAGAGGCAATTGTCTGAGCTGATCCTGGATTCACCCTTTGATTACCAGCGCCAGTCGATTCTTGGCATTCCCACAGACATAGCAGAGCCCGGTCAACCAGGGTATGTTGCTGCGCTGGAAGAGAGCATCCTGCAAACCATAGAAATTTCAAAAGGCCGCGCCTTAGTCCTGTTTACCTCATACAGCCTTCTCAATGATCTTTATCAGAGGTTAGAACCCCGGATTACACGACTCGGTTATCTCTGTTTGAAGCAGGGAGCAGGCAGTCGCCACAACCTCCTTGAGGCATTTAAAAAAGACGCATCCTCGGTCTTGTTTGCTACGGACAGTTTCTGGGAAGGGATTGACGTAAGGGGGGGTGCGCTGGAATGCGTTATTCTCACCCGATTACCGTTTAAAGTGCCAACGCAACCTATTATTGAGGCAAGGGTGGAGGCCATAGAAAAGGCCGGCGGCGACGCCTTTTTTCAGTATTCCGTACCCATGGCGGTAATTAAATTCAAACAGGGCTTTGGAAGACTCATACGCAGTCGCGAGGATACGGGCGTCGTGGTTGTTTTCGACCGCCGGATAGTTACCAAAAGGTATGGGCGCGTCTTTCTTCAATCACTTCCGGACATCCGGTGTATTAAGGATAAGAGAGACGTTGTTTTCCAGGGAATGAGGTTGTTTTTTGGTAGCGACACGGCCTCTTCCCGTCAGGGAAATGAACGTCCTTCCGGCAAGACGACAAAGTACTCTCTCTATAAAAAGTAA
- a CDS encoding complex I NDUFA9 subunit family protein: MKVFLTGSTGFVGKQILHDLLEKKYQVKCIVRQGSEQKIAHHKEVEIVHGDITDPDSLPRKLAGCDVVINLVGIIREFPGKGITFEKLHYEGTAHLVRAAREQGVRRFIQMSALGARRDGKTQYQRTKFRAEECIRSSGLDYTIFRPSIIYGPEDKFVNLFAGMLKTQQFVPVVGNGRYQMQPVSVENVSMGFVKSVEMNDAIGKIFAVGGPEKIEFNQIIDIIGSVLCAPPHKLHIPVFIMNLAAEMLDWLPAFPVTKDQICMLLEGNTCDEKPFFNHFGIKPIEFKQGISKYLTL, from the coding sequence ATGAAGGTTTTTTTGACAGGCAGTACAGGCTTTGTAGGGAAACAGATACTTCATGATTTACTCGAAAAAAAGTATCAGGTGAAATGTATCGTCCGGCAGGGTTCCGAACAAAAGATTGCGCATCACAAAGAAGTGGAGATCGTGCACGGAGATATTACCGATCCGGACAGTTTGCCGCGCAAATTGGCGGGATGCGACGTCGTGATTAATCTCGTTGGCATTATCAGAGAGTTCCCAGGGAAAGGGATTACCTTTGAAAAATTACATTATGAAGGAACGGCACATCTTGTCAGGGCGGCACGGGAACAGGGTGTCCGGCGATTCATTCAGATGAGTGCGCTCGGGGCACGAAGAGACGGCAAGACCCAATATCAGCGGACCAAGTTCCGCGCAGAAGAATGTATAAGAAGCAGTGGACTTGATTATACAATCTTTCGCCCTTCAATTATCTACGGGCCGGAGGATAAATTCGTCAATCTTTTTGCCGGCATGCTGAAGACGCAGCAATTTGTGCCCGTTGTCGGCAACGGCAGGTATCAGATGCAACCCGTGTCCGTGGAAAATGTGTCGATGGGTTTTGTAAAATCCGTAGAAATGAATGACGCCATCGGAAAAATTTTTGCTGTTGGCGGACCAGAAAAGATTGAGTTTAATCAAATCATTGACATCATTGGCAGCGTGCTCTGCGCCCCCCCGCACAAACTCCATATTCCGGTCTTCATCATGAACCTTGCGGCGGAAATGCTTGATTGGCTGCCTGCCTTCCCCGTCACGAAAGACCAGATTTGTATGCTTCTGGAAGGTAATACCTGTGATGAAAAACCATTTTTTAATCACTTTGGCATCAAGCCTATTGAATTTAAACAAGGAATATCCAAATACCTTACCTTATGA
- a CDS encoding acetylserotonin O-methyltransferase: MADTNHLNADYLLQLSCGYWKSHVLFTAVGFDLFTILNRGRRTAKEISQTIQANERATEMLLNALVSLDLLTKQENYYANSVLSNRHLIKGNPYYLGDSIHHFHNMMDTWAMLRETIETGNPVSLKDLPEEVDPHDVRDFITAMHNLASVKTEEICSKIDLKEAKLLLDIAGGPGTYAIALARANPGLHAVVFDLEHTIRLTREFIAAAKIEDRVTTQAGNCLEDSFGEKVYDAILVSNLLHIYNPANNTRILRKCRDALRERGLIVIHEFVLDTTKTHPQFAALFSLNMLLGTQEGESYSEDEYRVWLANAGFEDIKRIDLESNSTLILGKKK, encoded by the coding sequence ATGGCAGACACGAACCATTTGAATGCTGATTATCTCCTGCAGCTCAGTTGTGGCTACTGGAAGTCTCACGTCCTCTTTACTGCAGTAGGATTTGATCTCTTTACAATCTTGAACAGAGGAAGGCGTACCGCCAAAGAAATTTCTCAAACCATTCAGGCAAACGAACGGGCAACCGAGATGCTTCTCAACGCACTTGTCTCCCTTGATTTACTTACGAAACAGGAAAACTATTATGCAAATTCCGTCCTGTCGAATCGCCACCTGATCAAAGGAAACCCCTATTATCTCGGGGATTCTATCCATCATTTCCATAACATGATGGACACGTGGGCAATGCTTCGGGAAACGATCGAGACGGGAAATCCGGTTTCCCTCAAGGACCTGCCGGAAGAAGTTGACCCGCATGATGTGAGGGATTTTATCACGGCAATGCACAATCTGGCTTCGGTAAAAACGGAGGAGATTTGCAGCAAGATCGATTTAAAAGAGGCAAAGCTCTTGCTGGATATTGCCGGCGGGCCAGGCACCTATGCCATCGCCCTTGCAAGGGCCAATCCGGGGCTTCATGCCGTTGTCTTTGACCTGGAGCACACCATTCGTCTCACCCGAGAATTCATTGCGGCGGCAAAGATAGAAGACCGCGTTACCACGCAAGCGGGCAACTGTCTGGAGGATAGCTTTGGGGAAAAAGTGTACGATGCGATCCTGGTCTCAAATCTTTTGCATATCTACAACCCCGCCAATAATACCAGAATACTCAGAAAATGCCGGGATGCTCTCAGAGAACGCGGGCTTATCGTCATCCATGAATTTGTCCTGGACACAACGAAGACACACCCGCAATTTGCCGCCCTCTTCAGTCTCAATATGCTCCTCGGCACTCAGGAAGGGGAGTCGTATAGCGAGGACGAGTACCGGGTATGGCTTGCCAATGCCGGGTTTGAGGATATAAAAAGGATTGATCTGGAATCCAATTCGACCTTAATTCTTGGCAAGAAAAAGTAA
- the glmS gene encoding glutamine--fructose-6-phosphate transaminase (isomerizing), translated as MCGIVGYIGQNKAVNILLDGIKRLEYRGYDSSGIAFVENGRLRCEKAVGKIAELEKKLNGGNFNTDIGIVHTRWATHGAPTMENAHPHRDCHNEIAVVHNGIIENYDYLKSKLTREGHVFQSETDTEILAHLIEKYFQNNLEKAVMEALKEVEGTYGIAVISTKDPHKIVAARKGSPLVIGIGNKEYFVTSDVSASLEYTRDVVYLDDNEVAILTPDHYETKTMQNIPTYKKVEEVLWNIDMIEKGGYEHFMLKEIHEQPQALRNAMRGRIEADHGLVKLGGLLSCEKELREAKRIVIVACGTSWHAGLVGEYMLEELARIPVDVEYASEFRYRNPVIEEDTVVIAISQSGETADTLAAMREAKHKGAKLLSICNVVGSTIAREADCGIYLHIGPEIGVASTKAFTAQITVLYLFTLYMMNLKHPHNPISSDAIKVIQSIPDKIQTILDREEKIVELARLYKDSGNALYLGRGYNYPVALEGALKLKEISYIHAEGYPAAEMKHGPIALINKDMPVVFIATKDSVYGKILSNIAEVKSRGGKLIAIATEGDDHIREKVDHVFYIPKTSDWLTPILSVIPLQLLAYHMAVMRGCDVDKPRNLAKSVTVE; from the coding sequence ATGTGTGGAATTGTAGGATATATCGGACAGAATAAGGCCGTCAATATCTTGTTGGATGGTATTAAAAGGCTCGAATATCGTGGATACGATTCCTCCGGAATCGCATTTGTCGAGAACGGCAGGTTGCGGTGCGAAAAAGCTGTTGGAAAGATCGCCGAACTGGAGAAGAAGCTCAATGGCGGCAATTTCAATACTGATATTGGAATAGTCCATACACGCTGGGCGACACATGGCGCCCCGACCATGGAAAATGCCCATCCCCACAGGGATTGTCACAACGAAATCGCTGTGGTGCATAATGGAATTATCGAGAATTATGATTATCTGAAATCAAAACTGACACGGGAAGGACACGTCTTTCAGAGTGAAACCGACACCGAGATCCTGGCGCATCTCATCGAAAAATACTTCCAGAATAACCTCGAAAAAGCCGTTATGGAGGCATTGAAAGAGGTAGAAGGCACCTATGGTATTGCCGTAATTTCTACAAAAGACCCGCACAAGATTGTTGCGGCAAGAAAGGGCTCTCCTCTGGTAATAGGCATTGGCAATAAAGAATACTTTGTCACCTCGGACGTCTCTGCTTCTCTGGAGTATACAAGGGACGTGGTCTATCTGGATGACAATGAGGTGGCGATTCTCACCCCGGATCATTATGAAACCAAGACGATGCAAAATATTCCCACCTACAAAAAAGTGGAAGAGGTGCTATGGAATATTGATATGATCGAGAAGGGCGGATACGAGCATTTTATGCTCAAAGAGATCCACGAACAGCCCCAGGCGTTACGAAATGCAATGCGCGGAAGGATAGAAGCTGATCATGGTCTGGTTAAACTGGGGGGATTGCTTAGTTGTGAAAAGGAACTCCGCGAGGCAAAACGTATTGTCATTGTCGCTTGTGGCACCTCCTGGCATGCGGGGCTTGTGGGTGAATACATGCTGGAAGAACTGGCGCGTATCCCCGTTGATGTTGAATATGCCTCAGAGTTTCGGTACCGCAACCCCGTAATTGAAGAAGACACGGTCGTTATAGCCATCAGCCAGTCGGGAGAAACGGCGGATACCCTGGCGGCAATGCGGGAAGCAAAACATAAGGGGGCAAAGCTGCTTTCTATCTGCAATGTCGTAGGCAGTACGATTGCCCGTGAGGCTGATTGCGGGATCTATTTGCATATCGGTCCCGAGATTGGGGTTGCATCCACCAAGGCATTTACTGCCCAGATCACCGTTTTGTATCTGTTTACCTTGTATATGATGAATTTGAAGCATCCCCACAACCCCATATCCTCTGATGCGATTAAGGTTATCCAATCAATACCCGATAAGATTCAGACCATCCTCGATCGGGAAGAGAAGATTGTGGAGCTTGCCCGCCTCTACAAAGACAGTGGAAATGCCCTTTATCTGGGAAGAGGATACAACTACCCCGTGGCGCTTGAAGGCGCCTTAAAACTCAAGGAAATATCCTATATTCATGCCGAAGGTTATCCGGCGGCAGAGATGAAACACGGCCCCATTGCCCTTATTAACAAGGACATGCCCGTCGTTTTTATTGCTACCAAGGACAGCGTCTACGGAAAGATTTTAAGCAATATCGCGGAGGTAAAATCCAGGGGGGGGAAATTAATTGCCATTGCGACCGAAGGCGACGATCATATCAGAGAAAAGGTAGACCATGTGTTTTACATACCAAAGACGTCTGATTGGCTGACACCGATCCTTTCGGTAATACCGCTTCAACTACTGGCCTATCACATGGCGGTGATGCGTGGCTGCGATGTCGATAAACCCAGGAATCTTGCCAAAAGCGTGACGGTTGAATAA
- the lpxD gene encoding UDP-3-O-(3-hydroxymyristoyl)glucosamine N-acyltransferase, whose amino-acid sequence MKFTLSEIQSLIGGKIIGNENTCITGIASVATAKEGDITFVRNDSLVQQALTSCAAAFVIHRETPQLRKPQIVVENPNLSFTKLLGIVAQERYIRPAGMHPTAIISKEAVVGEGVSAGAHVVVEDGVTIGNHVTLYPNTFIGRGSRIGDNSVIYANVSILENTIIGKRAIIHCNSVIGDEGFGYLQVEKTHVKIPQVGIVEIGDDVEIGSMVTICRAALDKTIVGNGVKIDNHSHIAHNVVIGDNSMLIAYAKIAGSAKIGRNVLIAEDVGVTDHATIGDGCMIGGGSNVYKSLEAGSVVWGSPAKPITEEKRIQVLIKKLPEMYSAMKRLVKASR is encoded by the coding sequence ATGAAATTTACCCTTAGTGAAATCCAGTCGCTTATTGGTGGGAAAATTATTGGCAATGAGAATACCTGTATCACGGGAATTGCGAGCGTTGCAACTGCAAAAGAAGGGGACATAACCTTTGTCCGAAATGATTCTCTTGTCCAACAGGCTTTGACGTCTTGTGCCGCCGCATTTGTTATCCACCGAGAGACACCACAACTCAGAAAACCACAAATTGTCGTAGAAAACCCGAACCTCTCCTTTACAAAATTACTGGGGATTGTAGCACAAGAACGATATATACGCCCTGCCGGTATGCACCCTACGGCAATTATCAGCAAAGAAGCTGTTGTGGGAGAGGGGGTTTCTGCCGGTGCGCACGTTGTCGTGGAAGACGGAGTGACGATCGGTAATCACGTTACTCTGTATCCAAATACGTTTATCGGCAGGGGGAGTCGCATTGGGGATAACTCAGTTATCTACGCCAACGTCTCTATTTTGGAAAATACGATTATTGGGAAACGGGCGATTATCCATTGCAATAGTGTCATTGGTGACGAAGGGTTTGGCTATCTTCAGGTGGAGAAGACACACGTAAAGATACCACAGGTTGGAATCGTTGAAATCGGGGACGATGTTGAAATTGGTTCTATGGTAACGATCTGCCGTGCCGCCCTTGACAAGACTATTGTGGGAAACGGGGTGAAGATAGACAACCACTCCCATATTGCCCATAACGTTGTTATCGGAGACAACTCGATGCTCATTGCGTACGCCAAAATTGCGGGAAGCGCTAAAATTGGGCGGAATGTCCTGATTGCAGAAGATGTTGGTGTTACCGATCATGCAACGATAGGCGACGGGTGTATGATTGGCGGCGGTTCCAATGTTTATAAGAGTTTGGAGGCTGGTTCAGTTGTGTGGGGATCGCCGGCCAAACCCATTACGGAAGAGAAACGCATTCAGGTATTAATCAAAAAATTGCCGGAAATGTATAGTGCAATGAAAAGACTTGTAAAAGCATCACGATAA
- the fabF gene encoding beta-ketoacyl-ACP synthase II: MRKRRRVVITGVGAITSLGQEKKELWSALCEGKSGIKPITSFDTTAFDVHFGGEVSDFEPTRWLDTKEARRLDRFAQFALIASILAVEDAELRFEGFDKTRGGVIIGSGMGGLLELEAQHEILLKKGPSRISPFLIPKLMVNAAPAQVAIRFGLKGPNYALVTACTTGGNAIGEAVRTIQREDADIMVAGSSEAVVTPLTLGGFSSMKALSTRNDAPQKASRPFDKDRDGFVLSEGAGVVVLEEFEFARKRGARIYAEVLGYGLNSDAYHIAAPEPHGEGAKRCMISALKDAQCNPEEVGYINAHATSTPIGDNIEMKAVKEVFGVHAPKIPISSTKSMLGHQLGASGSVEVIICALAITESVMPPTINYETPDPECMGLDFIPLVAREKKVKIALSNSFGFGGHNACIILGQV; encoded by the coding sequence ATGCGGAAACGACGAAGGGTAGTTATTACCGGCGTAGGTGCAATTACCTCATTGGGGCAGGAAAAAAAAGAGCTCTGGTCAGCGCTCTGTGAAGGAAAAAGCGGTATAAAGCCCATCACCTCTTTCGATACCACGGCTTTTGACGTTCACTTTGGAGGAGAGGTCAGCGATTTTGAACCTACCCGTTGGCTTGATACTAAAGAAGCCCGACGGTTAGACCGGTTTGCCCAGTTTGCGCTCATTGCCTCCATTCTGGCAGTAGAAGATGCCGAACTTCGGTTCGAGGGGTTCGACAAAACAAGAGGAGGGGTTATCATTGGTTCTGGCATGGGTGGTTTACTAGAGCTCGAGGCGCAGCATGAAATTCTGCTTAAAAAGGGGCCTTCGAGGATATCTCCTTTTCTGATTCCGAAATTAATGGTCAATGCTGCTCCGGCGCAGGTGGCAATACGATTCGGACTCAAGGGACCCAATTATGCGCTGGTAACCGCATGCACTACCGGCGGCAATGCCATCGGAGAGGCCGTCAGGACTATCCAGAGGGAAGATGCGGATATTATGGTCGCCGGAAGCTCTGAGGCGGTAGTTACCCCTTTAACGCTGGGAGGCTTTAGTTCGATGAAGGCCCTTTCTACCCGCAATGACGCTCCGCAAAAGGCTAGCCGTCCTTTTGATAAGGACCGGGATGGTTTTGTCCTTTCAGAAGGCGCAGGTGTTGTTGTCCTCGAAGAATTTGAATTTGCACGAAAAAGAGGCGCCCGTATTTATGCGGAAGTGCTCGGTTATGGGCTTAATTCTGATGCCTATCATATTGCAGCGCCGGAACCCCATGGCGAGGGTGCCAAGCGGTGTATGATAAGTGCCCTGAAAGACGCCCAGTGTAATCCGGAAGAGGTAGGCTATATCAATGCTCATGCTACATCAACACCCATTGGTGACAATATTGAAATGAAGGCCGTAAAGGAGGTTTTCGGGGTACATGCGCCAAAAATTCCTATTAGTTCCACAAAATCGATGCTGGGACATCAACTCGGCGCTTCCGGAAGCGTTGAAGTAATCATCTGTGCCCTGGCAATTACGGAGAGTGTCATGCCACCAACCATAAATTATGAGACACCCGACCCCGAATGTATGGGATTGGATTTTATCCCCCTGGTAGCGAGGGAAAAGAAAGTGAAGATAGCGCTTTCCAATTCATTTGGCTTTGGTGGTCACAACGCATGCATCATCCTTGGGCAGGTATAA
- a CDS encoding acyl carrier protein gives MSAVEDKVKEIITKQMGVKTEQITKETAFINDLGADSLDTVELIMEFEDAFDMNIPDEDAEKIRTVGDAIKYIEEHK, from the coding sequence GTGTCAGCAGTCGAAGATAAGGTTAAGGAAATTATCACAAAACAGATGGGAGTAAAGACAGAACAGATTACGAAAGAAACGGCTTTTATCAATGATCTGGGAGCAGATTCTTTGGATACCGTGGAACTGATCATGGAGTTTGAAGACGCCTTTGATATGAATATTCCTGACGAAGATGCGGAAAAGATAAGGACGGTGGGAGACGCGATAAAATACATTGAGGAACACAAATAA
- the fabD gene encoding ACP S-malonyltransferase: MVGHIRKTAFLFPGQGSQYVGMGKDFYTHFKEAREVFNQANEILGFDIAAFCFQGKQEELNKTSLCQPAILVTSLAILEVLKTNTATSENECQAAAGLSLGEYTAHVAAGSMAFRNAVRLVSQRGLFMQEACNANPGGMVSVIGLADEKVEQICAEMMPAGVLCAANYNSPGQVVISGEKPLLEKASVLAKERGARMVVPLKVDGAFHSGLMAPASDKLARELEVTPISKPNIPVVANIYAQYVTEPDEIKVSLAKQLNSPVRWHQSISLLIHNGFNRFYEIGPGKTLSGLMKRIDATQEINSIDTIEAMENIGKSNSF; the protein is encoded by the coding sequence ATGGTAGGGCATATACGAAAGACCGCATTTCTTTTTCCTGGCCAGGGGTCGCAATACGTGGGGATGGGAAAGGATTTTTATACCCATTTCAAAGAGGCGCGGGAGGTATTCAATCAGGCGAATGAAATCCTTGGGTTTGATATAGCGGCGTTTTGTTTCCAGGGGAAGCAGGAAGAGTTAAATAAAACCTCCCTGTGTCAGCCTGCCATACTCGTAACCAGCCTGGCGATCCTGGAAGTCTTGAAAACAAATACGGCTACGAGCGAAAATGAGTGCCAGGCAGCCGCCGGACTGAGTCTGGGAGAATATACGGCGCATGTTGCTGCCGGTTCGATGGCCTTTCGAAATGCGGTCAGGCTCGTGTCTCAGCGTGGCTTGTTTATGCAGGAGGCTTGCAATGCAAATCCGGGCGGAATGGTTTCCGTTATTGGATTGGCAGACGAAAAAGTGGAACAGATCTGCGCAGAAATGATGCCGGCAGGAGTGCTTTGTGCGGCAAATTATAATAGCCCGGGGCAGGTGGTTATCTCAGGCGAAAAACCGTTGTTAGAAAAGGCATCCGTTCTCGCCAAGGAACGAGGGGCAAGAATGGTTGTGCCTTTAAAGGTAGACGGCGCATTTCATTCAGGCTTAATGGCCCCCGCAAGCGACAAACTTGCAAGGGAACTGGAAGTAACGCCTATCTCGAAGCCGAATATTCCGGTTGTTGCAAATATTTATGCACAATACGTGACAGAACCTGACGAGATAAAAGTATCTTTAGCAAAACAATTAAATAGTCCGGTGCGGTGGCATCAGTCGATCTCTCTGCTGATACATAATGGATTTAATCGGTTTTATGAGATTGGGCCTGGTAAAACGTTATCAGGGCTCATGAAGAGAATTGACGCTACCCAGGAGATTAACAGTATTGACACCATAGAGGCCATGGAGAATATAGGGAAATCGAATTCATTTTAG
- a CDS encoding ketoacyl-ACP synthase III has protein sequence MRQNQRASITGIGSYLPGKVLTNYDLEKMVDTTDDWIIQRTGIKQRRIVENGQITSDLATQASLRAMEDAGVSPRDLDMIITSTITPDHIFPSTSCFIQQKIGATRAGAFDILAACAGFIYAMSIAQSFVNSGAVETVLVAGAECLSTITDYTDRTTCVLFGDGAGAVVIQKSLTQHEILSTSLAADGSQADILIMPGGGARSPASLESIQQRAHYIQFKGKEVFKLAIQNITSLILETVNKNNLTIEDIDLIIPHQSNLRIIEATMEKLGLPMEKAFVNIDKYGNTSSASIPIAIDEARREGRLRRGDLVMLVAFGGGLTWGSSVIRW, from the coding sequence ATGCGACAGAATCAAAGGGCGTCTATTACCGGCATCGGATCCTACTTGCCGGGAAAGGTGTTAACAAATTATGATTTGGAAAAGATGGTTGATACCACTGATGATTGGATTATTCAACGGACGGGTATTAAACAGCGTCGTATTGTTGAAAACGGGCAAATAACCTCTGACCTTGCCACTCAGGCATCGCTCAGAGCAATGGAAGATGCCGGAGTTTCTCCCCGTGATTTAGATATGATTATTACCTCGACCATAACCCCAGATCACATCTTCCCTTCGACTTCCTGTTTTATCCAGCAAAAAATCGGCGCAACAAGAGCGGGTGCGTTTGATATACTGGCAGCATGCGCCGGATTTATTTATGCGATGTCAATTGCACAAAGTTTTGTAAATTCAGGGGCCGTGGAGACCGTCCTCGTGGCAGGCGCCGAGTGTTTATCAACGATTACCGACTATACCGATCGCACCACCTGTGTATTGTTTGGAGATGGCGCCGGAGCGGTTGTTATTCAAAAAAGCCTTACCCAGCATGAAATTCTCTCTACGAGCCTGGCAGCAGATGGTTCACAGGCAGATATCCTGATTATGCCGGGAGGGGGGGCTAGGAGTCCCGCATCTTTAGAATCAATTCAACAAAGGGCGCATTATATCCAATTCAAAGGGAAAGAGGTATTCAAGCTGGCGATTCAGAATATAACCAGCCTGATTCTGGAAACGGTAAATAAAAACAACCTGACGATCGAAGATATCGACCTTATTATTCCTCATCAGAGCAATCTGAGAATAATTGAGGCAACTATGGAAAAACTTGGGTTGCCTATGGAAAAGGCATTTGTTAATATCGATAAATATGGAAATACCTCATCAGCATCTATTCCTATTGCGATTGACGAGGCCAGAAGGGAAGGGCGACTCCGTCGGGGAGACCTTGTTATGCTGGTAGCGTTTGGAGGCGGGTTGACCTGGGGATCTTCGGTCATACGATGGTAG